AATGAATAAATGAGTCCATGAACACGTTAACGGTAACCCACTTAAGCAGTTTGAGTACCATAACCAAAGgaatatcaaattaaatgacGACGCATTACAATTGAGTTATAGCTTCATTATGTTAATATCAGTCTATGAACACGTTAACGGTAACCCACTTAAGCAGTTTGAGGACCATAACCAAAGGAATATCAAAATTAAAGGACGATGCATTACAATTGAAGGATAGCTTCATTATGTTAGTATCAGTTTATGAGAATGGCACTAAACCACTACTTACACTATGGCCTTCCTTTTGAAAGCACGTGATGGTAGAGGACCTAGAGGTTTAACTGAGTCTAATAAAGGTCACTGGATTAGATCAAAAACGAATACGAGAAAGGTCATATAATGGACAGGATGAAATAACTAAATATATTAGACCAAACCATGCACTCAATGCATTAGACCAAAATGAATTATTGGGCTGGTCTACAAGAACCAAAatgaataacaaaaataaaggtCAACTTCATCTTCGCAACTATTTTACAATAATAACTTCATTACAATAAAGCCCGCCCATAGGAAGAGAAAGATGCAAAGATCATTAGGCAACTAGGCATTGCACGGGCaactatgcatgtttagagtaaTGTTTACACAGTCTATATAACACATCAAATACATGAAGAACTAAAACTACACCAGGCatgacaaataaaaaattttaagcgCACAAATTTTTGAAAGTAGGATATCAACTTACCACTGATGTAAAACTATAGCCATATGCATAGACTCTTTGATTAGTTAACCAGTAGTCCAGAAAGGGACCTACTAGCAGAAGAGATGCAGCTTGCGCAGGAGCAGTGTGCCCCAATAAATTGAAGGATCCTAAAGAATACTTCCGTTGAAGAAAATGCACATACTGCAAAGcatgaaaaaaatcaaaaccatatACAATCTTCCGAACAAATTAGAAATTGCAAATATCTAAGCTTTAGAATAAATCACAtctataaaatattaaaatctgCACAAAATGAAACTAACCAAAATCAATCATCGCTTTCATAAATCATATCGTTTAATCTATGCCCACATGAGGACAGCCTGGTGCAAATTACCCTATCAATCTGAATGTTAACTTGTATATCCAATGTACCTATTTAAGAATCTATCAGTAAACTTGAGAAAAAAATTGGGTCATATGAAAAACATAACGAATAACTGATCTCCATGGTTCATTTTGTTACGTGCTCGAAAATATGTTTGGAAAGAAACAAGAGAATATTTGATGGTTCTGAGACTCAGAAAAAGGTTTGGACGAATGGCTTGACACTTTGAAATTGTGGTTAACTGTTCATGATGAAACAGGGTCTGCATGTCGTAGAATACCTAGAtagttttgtcttctttttgtaCTGTCAGGGTGACACGCCCTTCGTGCCCCATcaacaaatttcttttttctcacACAAAAAACCAAACTCCCTAACAACACACTGCCACTCAAAAACTTCTCCCTTTCTAGAGTAAGGCATTGGGTTAAGGTCAGGATCACTGTCCAGCTATGTAAGCTAGCAACCTTATGGCATCCATCCATTTGAGACGAGGCATGGATTGAGGTCCCAGGCTATTTGTGATCAAGTCCAAGGAACACATATTTCTAACTTCGTCACTTATTTCTTCTAATGGAATCATAGGCCGTCTTGAGGTCAAAATCCCTTCTCTTTGAGCTTTGTAGCATTTGGTCACTTTGCTTGGAAAAATCAAATTTAGTATGTAGATCAAGGTTTGGAAAAGAGTTACTCACATATTGCTGCAGGGAAGTACTCCAAACCGCCACTGCAGCAGCCATGAAACCTTTGAAATTGACACTTACATCTGTAACAGTACACACTGCAACACCAAGGAGAACTAATGCTATGCTGAGCTTTGTGTCCCTTGAGTATCGCACCTTGTCCAATAGGACTTCCAGAAGACAAGATACCGGTATCATACTCAGCTTTGCAATCTGATGATGCATTTGCAAAGTTCAATCTGTAAATTCCAAgatttcaaaaacaaacaaagacaGAAGGAGTACAGTCCAAAAACTGACCTGATAAAACCCCACAGAGTTCCACATCAAGCTCACGTTCATTCCAACAATAGAGAAGTTTGCAAAGAGAACGAATTTTAGTAGCTCTGAAAAAGGTAGATGAGAAGCCTGTATATATCCCAGCCACCTAAGCAAGGAAGTCAACAAGGTTGTGGTGGCAAAGTGGAGCCCAGTTAATGTTGTAGCTGCAAGGCGGCATTATAGTACAACATATCAttaggaaaaacaaaataactgcAAATTTTCGTATGAGTTTCCAAAATTGTCACATTCCATCAAAAGAAAGCTTGTCTTAACGAACTAAGTGTATCAACAAGCTacagaaaaaaaattgtcaaaatttATAGTTTAATTTAAACAGTTATGTTACTTCAAGGGCATTTCGATGATCTGAATACTAAATACCATCCAAAATTTGCAGAGGGTCTTAGTTCAGAAAAAATTGCCTCTCCAACTGTCAATAACATTTAAAAGATCGATTATTTCATATAAATTGGGAAATCAATGGAACAGAAAAATAAACCACATAGAACAACTTATTCCACATAAATCAGGAAATCAATGTAAACACAGAAACCGCTAAAACATCTGATAATTAAAATATAGCATGGGACATACCAAAAGTGAAACCGTATGTAGCCATCAAGGATTTATTAACAATAATAATTCCAACAGAGGTGACGACATTGAACATCCATGAGGCCGCATCAATAGCTGCCTTCCTATCGGCTTTGCTTGAGGAAGACATTTTTACCGATAGTTCTCAATTTATCAGCAGAACCTTCACCAGCAACTTCTCAAGATAGCAGATAACGTGCTTTAAATGTCAATATCCAAAGGATGAGCCTGTATTTACAAATTATCACAAGATTAGACCATATAGCAACAAATTTCCCCTTTGCAGGTTAACAACATGAATATATAAGTCTCTGATCCAATATAAACGGCAAAAATGTCGAAAAATGCACATCATTAAGAAAAAGTCCAAGTCTCGAAAATAactaaaagagagaagaaaatggaAGAGTGAGTCCGAGAAACCAAAAAACTAagcaaaaaataacaaaccaaacaGGGACAAGTTGAAAGAAAATCCTACTGCTAACGTTTGATTATGCATTTCCACTGTCATGATGGTGAAAAACTAAAAGGCTAAAGGTTATGGCGATGTTGCAGAATTTCAAATGAAAACCATCTGGGACAATCTGTTCACTacttccaaaaacactttgGTAGTTTGGTATAAATGATCAGTCACCGGGAAATTATAACACCATTAAGCATATTTTTCAGCAATACTGACTCATAACATCATTAAGCATAACGAATTAGCTCATTAAAATTTAGTTTTCCCAATTTTATAAAGATGCTCATCGAGCATCAAACAATTGAACTGAAAACTAAATATCATCCAAAATTCACCAAGCACGGCGGAGAAAACAAAATCGCAACTCAGAGCCAAAAAAATTAACTTCTAGCACAACGGTAATTATAGATCCCCTACATTAATACTATCATCGAATCTCAAATTTCCAAAACGTAAGATAGATAGAATTCAAACAGGAAATAGAATAGAAATATAAGAAGAGATTCAAGGAAACCTAAGAAGCAAAATGCAACAAATATCAGTCAAAATTGGGTAAAAATGCAGTATCAGCAAGCAGATCCATCACTCTACAGCACTCTGCAGCAGAATCCAACACCAAAAACGAAAACAATCCATAATTCTAGCACAAACAAATCACAGTCCAGGCACAAAAGGAGATCGGCAATAACAATGAGATCGAATAACAAACAAATAATATCAACCTCGAATGCAGCTTtgatcttttcctttttctcggGGGAAACCAGAGCCGTTTCCCGGGAAACAAACAGAGGCGTAAATAAAGTGAATCAAGCTCACGCAAAATGGCTCGGGGACTCGCGCCGTTGATAGAGAATGTTTAAGAAATGATTTCTTATGCTGATCTCGAAATTCACtagaaattatttaattaataataatataacaaaaaaaaaatcataacgaAAATTGACAATTTTGTCTTCGACTTTTCGTTCTTCTTTATTCCTATTTGTATGATTAATAGTTTActtaatttcttattacttcattAATTAGTAGTATAAGTGCTTTTTATGACGAGAAAGTATCGGTTTTTTTGGCCCCATTTAAATTTCTAATATTAAAACCCatcacaaattttaaaaaaatccaattCAAACACTATAAACCTAATATTGTCAATTTTGGACAAAATTccgcatgactttgtttttcttgagtCGTGACTATGGACTCTTAGACTTAGAAAACGCGTCGATTGTGTGAGAGGACAAAAATAGTTGTTCTTATGTTATTCAGTTATGCTATACCAATCCGATATAGGATAAAGTCTTAAGAGATCAtatcaaacccaacaaaatGGATAAACAGTTGTCATTGTCCAAATGAA
This genomic stretch from Tripterygium wilfordii isolate XIE 37 chromosome 22, ASM1340144v1, whole genome shotgun sequence harbors:
- the LOC119990468 gene encoding UDP-rhamnose/UDP-galactose transporter 4; its protein translation is MSSSSKADRKAAIDAASWMFNVVTSVGIIIVNKSLMATYGFTFATTLTGLHFATTTLLTSLLRWLGYIQASHLPFSELLKFVLFANFSIVGMNVSLMWNSVGFYQIAKLSMIPVSCLLEVLLDKVRYSRDTKLSIALVLLGVAVCTVTDVSVNFKGFMAAAVAVWSTSLQQYYVHFLQRKYSLGSFNLLGHTAPAQAASLLLVGPFLDYWLTNQRVYAYGYSFTSVLFIILSCSIAVGTNLSQFICIGRFTAVSFQVLGHMKTILVLILGFIFFGKEGLNLHVVLGMIIAVAGMIWYGNASSKPGGKERRSLSISNSKSQKHAGLSESSDADEKV